A region of the Bos mutus isolate GX-2022 chromosome 18, NWIPB_WYAK_1.1, whole genome shotgun sequence genome:
CTTCCAGCAGTATCCTGACTTCTCCAGGTGATTTAGCTTCCGTGCCGGACACTATAGTTATACAAATCACAGTCCCCAGAAACCCAGTTCTCGCTGAGATCACCCCATCTCTTGTCTTGTCTCCTGTGCTACTACCGGAGGCCAGGCCTCTTCTCCCCTCCAGAGGCACTTGTCCTCTGCAAGCATGCAAAAACCTGCTAAGCCCTTCATACCGTCTGACCTTCAACTACCTTATTGCGGATAAGCGTCTTCTCATCCCAACCCAGAAAATACACGATGgcgatggaagaaaaaaatgacaccaCCACCCCGCCAGGGAAGGGGAGAACGCACACAGCCCACCCAGAGTGAGAGGCGAtgccctgatgccaggaaaggcTTGCCCTCACAAACTTGAGGGGAGGCCCCTCTGCAGACAACACGACAAACGAGCACGAGGCAGCTGGGGCTGGAGTTTATTGCAGGTGGATAGATGCACACGGAGATTCAGGAAAGAAGGAGAGGGGCAGGCTGAGGGGTCCGTGCACAGAATCCTaggagggaggagcaggaggcagtgatcagtaTGGGGTCTGCCTGGTGGAGGACCCGGCCTGACGGCGGAGGAGCTGCGACGATCGAGAACCAGGGCCGGCTCCCCTTCGCCCCCCATTCTTCAGGATGACAGCTCCGCAGACGCTAGACGATGTCATGAAGAAGGAGCCAGACACCAATTCGGGACCGGCGCATCCGCGGCGAGGGCGCCAGGCTCTCGAAGGCTGGCGGTCCATTTTGGGTGAAAAGGAAGGTTACCCGGGTCCTCGCCCCCCTGCGGCCTCCGGCGTCTCCCCCAGCGTCTGGCGGCTCGGGCGGCGGCGGCTGGGGTCgctgtggcggcggcggcggcggctgcgcgGCAGCTCGAGCTGGGGTCTCGGCCCGCCAGGGGCTCCCAGAAGACAAGACACCGAGGCGGCGGCGGGCGCTGGGGCAGGCAGCGCACCCGCGCGACCGCCGCACGGAGAGGACTGCGCGCTAGGCGGTGGGCCGCCTGGGGCTGCAGGGGGCCGCGTGGGAACCCAAATGAGACCGTAGTAGACAGCGAGCAGCACGGCAGCCAACGAGACGCAGAGAAAGTAGGCACAGACCGGTGCTAGGCGCAACCAACGGCCCCGCGGGCCCTCGCTCAGCCCTGCGCCACCCGGGCTCGCCGCCGCCGCCCACGCAGCTCGTGCCCCGCATCCCCGCAGCCCACTCGGCCCCGAGCCACAGCCCGCACAGGGCCCGCCCCCCTCCGGAGGCCCGCCTCCGCGCTAAACTCTCCCCGTCCAACCCCGCCCCCGCCAGCGTGGCCACGCCCCCGCGCAGGCGGGCCTCCTGCGGCCTCTAACTCTCCCCCGTCCAACCCCGCCCCCGCCAGCGTGGGCCCGCCCCCGCAGGGCGGGCCTCTTCCGCGCTCTAGTCCCGCCCCCTCCTCAGCCTCCGGCCAAACACTAGCAAGCTAAGGCTTAACCACAGCGTTCTGACCCCGCCCCAAGCATGCAATACCTCGCTTTTTCTCAAACGTTGGTCTCGGCCCAGCCGACTTCTACCAGGCTTCGGTGTTATACCGGCCCCGGAGCTTACCTCCGCTCTCTTCTTCTCCTCCCCACACCCTACCCATTCCCTTTCGGAACTCAGACTTCTCCCCGGCATCTAGCTCCGCCGCTCCCTTGCCAAGCTCAAGCCTTTTAAGTCCTGCTCCAGTTGTAATGTGCCTTTAGCCAAGTTAAACGCTACTCCAGCATTCGATTTCGCCGTCTTCTCCCCCTACCCTCATCTATCTTCAATCCAGATTCCgcctcttttctcctcctcactCCACTAGTTTGAGCGCCCCATTCTAAACCAAGCTCTCTGCTGCTGGCTGCGCCCCACACCAGCGTTAGGGATTCCCATCTAAATCTGCGCTGTGGTTCTACCTCACTTCCTAACACCTTTCCTTGTTTTAAACTCCATTAGAATGCGGGCCCCAAACACCCTAACCACGCCCCTCGCTGGACGCGCCTCTTCCTCCACATTTTCTGTGTTCAGGTCTAAATTCAGGCCCCGAAGCTCCAGCTCCGCCCCACAACCCAGCCACGCCCCCTCCCCGTCTCCTTCCCCACCACCCTCAATTTCTCCCTCTCTAAAACCATGGGGTCCAAAGTGGGCTTCGGGGAGGACAGAGCACAGCTCGGAGATCCAGACTAAGCCCCTCCTGCCGCCCCCTCCCCATCAAGGCGGGGAAGCGTCAGTCCCCTCCCAGCAGCGTCTTCAGGAATTCGGGGAGGCCTGTGGGAGGGGGGGAGGGAAGACGTATCAGGGGGGGTGGAGAAAGAGCGAGCCCCTTCCTCC
Encoded here:
- the INAFM1 gene encoding LOW QUALITY PROTEIN: putative transmembrane protein INAFM1 (The sequence of the model RefSeq protein was modified relative to this genomic sequence to represent the inferred CDS: inserted 2 bases in 1 codon); the protein is MRGTSCVGGGGEXPGGAGLSEGPRGRWLRLAPVCAYFLCVSLAAVLLAVYYGLIWVPTRPPAAPGGPPPSAQSSPCGGRAGALPAPAPAAASVSCLLGAPGGPRPQLELPRSRRRRRHSDPSRRRPSRQTLGETPEAAGGRGPG